The Vespa velutina chromosome 2, iVesVel2.1, whole genome shotgun sequence sequence AGAGAAGCCAACAAGATATGCGGTGTTTGCGGCGATCGCGCCTTGGGATACAATTTCAATGCGGTCTCTTGTGAAAGTTGTAAGGCCTTCTTCAGGAGAAACGCACTTAAAAATAAGGTGACAAACTTTTAGATTCGCGAATGATCGTTTAACGTATcaccgatattattatcattattacttccttttcttatGAAATTGCTTTACAatgtcattttcattttcttttttttttctcttttcttatagGATTTCCGGTGTCCTTTTACAGAAAATTGTAGCATCACACCAGTGACTAGACGTTTTTGTCAAAAATGCCGCTTGGATAAGTGTTTCAGTATTGGTATGCGTAAGGAATACATCATGTCTGAAGAGGACAAGGTTTTAAAGCGTCAGAAGATAGAACAGAATCGTGCAAAGAAGCGGCCTCAATCGGATAACGTTAAAGCTTCTAAAATTAAGAAGGATTGCGTGGAAGATTGTACCTTTGAGGATACAGCTATGTCAATGAATTCAGTTGCATCTACTGTATCCGATACGTACTTTTGGGAGTCCGACAAGAAGTATGCAGACTTAGATGCGGGTAGGCAAAATCCTATGGAGAATATGAGTCCGGTTACTGCAGCTAGCGTTCCAAGTCCATCTAGCCCACCGGAAAGTGGAAATATAACAGGATCTAAAACTTTAGATATGCTAAAGGACTCTTATAGTAATAAATGTAACTTTGTTAAGTACGAGTTAATCTCCCAATACGATGAACCTAACGCGGATGTGGACTCTACTAGAAGAATAGAAACATCTCATTCGCCTATACAAAGTCGAACAAGGTACAATGAATTTGATCTTGCATCTCGATCTGCGGGAAATGACAAAAGTATGTCCATAAGTTCACGAAAGTTTGACCAGAATTTGTTAGAATTTGATTCCAATTTTGGTAATTCGAGCAATCAGTCGCCACGCTATACGCACGAGTACGAAGACAGTACGACAAGTTATTGCAAGTACGAACAGAGCCCTGAAAGTGGTCCCTCTACATTCATTGACTGTACCTCGAATGTAGAAGCTACGCAATTGAATTTAAGTCCCATTTCTCATACTAATGTACAAACGTTTACCGAAGAGACTACAGCATGTCAGAGGCCAAAAGAAATGTGCCCCAAAGGGAACGATttagttaataaatttacgCAAAATCCAGGACTGGTTATGAAATTTGTCAACAATCCTCATCTAGTTGCAAAAATCTTTCAagatagaaatttaattttgaagaTCATGACGGATCCGGTACTGGTCAATAGATTAGCGGCGGATCCGCAAATATCgcaattttttaaagaaaatagtatagataataatgatgcaGATCCTGTGGATCATTTAAGCTCTCACCAAGGAGAAGACACGATGGAAGAGCACGTTTCCGTTGCTACAAGTAAACACCAATGCAAGAGCAAACAATGTCACGTGGAAAATCCAATCTTAACGGATCTaataacgtataaaaatactgtaaattacaaaaataaagatgcaGCAGATTCAACTATGAATAAAATGACGGCTGACGTTACTAAAGATGTACTTCAAGATGTTCAAAGgtggataaatatttatttgatttaattatttttgaaaggcCTTGTATAAATcactttattaataatgtataaattattttttagaataCCTATTGCTGCcaattcgatcgaatcgatattGTGTGAAGCTATTAAATTGGAATTTTCAGCATATTCCGCTCTTGGTGGGAATCAAAGCACCAGAGAGCTAAACGATGCTGAAAGAGCAAagttaaatgaattaatagtAGCTAATAAAGCGCTATTAGCTCCATTAGATGATGATATAACAAACTTAGTTGGAGAAGAATGCAAATTTAAAGTAATTCCTTAttggatattaaaattaaattattataaggaTTCCTTAATGTATACCAATCTCTGTCTGTTAATCGTTAAttgttacaatttattttgtagGGAAGTTTCGGCCAATCCGATCCTATGTTATTGGACGTTATCAATTTAACAGCTATAGCAATACGACGTCTTATAAAAATGTCCAAAAAGATGAATGCTTTTAAGAATATGTGCCAGGAAGATCAATTGGCCCTTTTGAAAGGGGGATGTACAGAAATGATGATCCTAAGATCGGCGCTTAATTACGATCCGGATAAAGATATGTGGAAGATACCTCATAGCCAAGAAAGAATGTCAAATATAAAAGTTGATGTTTTAAAGGAAGCAAAAGGTAATTTGTATGCTGAACATGCAAAATTTGTTAGAACGTTTGATCCACGATGGagagatgaaaatataattttaattctaagTGCAATTGCTCTATTCACACCTGATAGACCAAAAGTTGTACACAGTGATGTAATTAAGTTGGAGCAGGTAAGTAAAtgcatattaaaaaatttcaggAGAGAGCTAATTATACTAAACAATTTCATAacgttcttccttttgtttattttccatttacagaattcgtattattatcttctgAGACGATACTTGGAAAGCGTTTATCCAGGTTGTGAAGCTAAGTCcacttttttaaaattaattcaaaagatTTCTGAACTCCATAGATTGAATGACGAGGTTGTTAacgtttatttaaatgtaaatccATCTAGCGTAGAGCCATTActtatagaaatattcgacTTAAAGCACTGATATTAACATCTTGCATACTTTTACTGATTCTTACCTCATAGCTTATTAtcggagaaatagaaaatagataatTCTATATCAATTCTTAATGAAGCCTTATATGAAAATACTGTGATCAAATTGAGTAGGTGTCATTCTTATTAAACTGGTTATGaccataaatatcttttttattatattatagcattgttattattattattattattattattattattattattattattattatcattattattattattattattattattattattattattattattattattattattattattattattattattattattattatattgaagaGAGTGCAATgtcttttgttaaaaatacaATGTTCACATATTTTTGAGAAACATGCAACCAACTGCTTTAAACGTATTACATAGTGTTAAGTTCAATTACATTCAAAGAATGAAACAAGACAAATGTAACCATGTAGGGAAGCATTACTTTGGCTAGTCACTTAACAGGATGACATCATcagaaatgtaataaaattttaagcaCAAGTGAATGTATCTTATGACATGTTCAATGacaatatcttatttatctaaattatttttttaaagtaataagaagatatatatatatatatatatatatatatgtcgattaatgtttttttacaTGATAGATACAAACAAAATTACAATGTTTTCGATAATTAATGACGCTTTCAAAATTCCGATGCATAATCGTAATTGAAACGTTTAATACAGAAAATTTACTTGCATTAAAGCAGAGAAAAGTTTGAGTCATGCGAAttctgtaaaaataaaatttcgaatatttcaaaaaaaaggaaaaaaaagaaaaaagaaaaaaattatctatatacatataaaagaaaaaatagaatatagatGTATCTTTATGAATGTATAAAAGACCGAGATTTTCTAAAAGTGAATGTATTTACTTTGTTGTAAAAAATAAGCAATCATGCGATATGGCAGCTGTCAAGCgaaataatttgaagaaatttCTATGTATTTCGAGGAAACAAGATATTTAATGTCATTCAATATGACAAACTTGTCGTTAATAtaggataatatttaaaagtatggTACTAAATatccaattatattttaaacaatgaACGGCTTTGAAAGACTAAAAGTAATCATAAAACttattcaaaatgattttatttcataaaattattcttctcATATTGGAATCTATAAGttggtataaatataaatagaaagaaacgtatgctttaaaatatgtatctaAAAGATTGAACAGAAATGAGATATTCTTATGTCATTATGTACAGATTAGTTCATCATCGATtctttatatgaattttaacgcgaaaaagaagaaacctataaatttatatttgatatgagTATTGTGACATTTACCAAGACCTGTGTTCATAAATAGCTGATTCTATATGTTCAGTTATGATATTGCTGCTATGCAgtttgaaagataaagaataaaattgtttgaacTCAGTCCTTGGTATAAGAatgaaagtaagaaaggaaTTGTAAAACttagaaaaaacgaaaagaagagttataattaaatgatatgtgtacaagttataaatgttataatgtACACGAGATATTGTGATACGCttacatgaatatatttttcatacaatATCATTGTTGATGTTATTTCAAGTATCGCGTGCAGTATGTTTATAGTACCGCATGCTtatagtaatttaaaaatttcgcgATAATTGCGAATAGCGCCCTCAAATATTAGCCTGTAATTCCTTGTATTTCATCGTCTgccctttatatatatatatatatatataagactaCGCAGCGCAACGAAgaataactttttcttcttggtaataattgtttcacttcattgtattttttcacatttataaACTAAAATGcttttatatcgaatttttaaaggatctctctggaaaatttttataaagatttaaatgGGAAGTATTTTAActcgatgaaaattatttacgtaGCCTTTACGCTAAGTATGGAGTGTTACGCATATGTATGGatccatatgtatatatatatatatatattattatcattatatatatacctgtttctttttcagttATCTATGATTGCCTATGTTCGTCATTTTCCATCGTTACATATCCGAGAAGATATAGGACAAAAAATACAGTTGCAGCCGTGGATgcgataaagaatattaaactgagtagaaaaagaataaaataaagtatgattttaacgataactcCAGCTGCCTGATATATGCATTCCCAAAAGGCATCCCAAAGTTTTTTTATTCCCATTTCCTTTAAAAAGTTACgaaatttcgaatgaaatcaaTTACAGGTTAAAAAagacattttaattttgtacatTTTAAAAGCTGCATTCTTGGCGCCACGTCCGAATCGtacttcaattttttaaactgaattttttttttatactcttaaattataattataattattacgtaaATATTTGGCGTTAAATTTCTAtcaaacgataaaacgatcgcagtgataaattcttattaaaatgttttattcattttgtatGACTGTTACAACTGTAGAAATATTGCAGTCTTTAGAAGTCGTTAAATAGATATCATTAGTTTCTTAACGATGTAACCTTCAATTACCTcggatagaaatattaattattctaatttaacAAGTAGTTGTAactattttaatacttttatcattatcattttttatgcACTGTCGAGTTCGTTgtgaattttctattttaccgtaattatcgcgTTTATAATGGAAAAAGACTTGTACGTTTTCGTCGTAAGACTTAACGAAAGGGCAATCGATCTTTTCAGCAGCTAGATAGGACGATCCCAACGCGGACGTAGCCGTTAGATTGAGAAGGCTAAGTTCATCGACGACCAATCCACTGTGAATTTCATCCATGAAACCTTCCTTCATGAATTTCCACGATTTCCAAACGGATCCAACGCATATCGTTTTAAGACCGCCATGACATAGTTTAAGATCCTAAAAAATaggacgatatatatatatgacgttAAGTGGAATTTGACTAAggtaagaatatttttgttaatcgaAACTCACGTTATGGGCTTTCTTGGAAAGTGCCACGATATGTCGAGCGAGAAGTCGACCGGTTTCTTCAAAGATGGCAAGACAAAGAGGATCTTCTTTCTCACAACCAATTGCGATTTCCTTAGCGAACAAGGAGAATTTACTCTTGTCGAAATTCGAATACAAACACGGTAATATGTCTGCTCTGTCTTTCACTTGAAAAAAGTCTCTCATCGCCGGCCAGATATAAGAAATAGGATGAGGAGACTTCACTAGGTCGTCTATGTCGTCGAAAACGTATTTGCAGGCTCGATGTGCGATCCAATACGCTACGAGTAAGAAATTGATTCTCTTAATAATATAACGCgtaagaaaattcattaatttcgatttatatatttaccgCTGCCTTCGTCTCCCATCATATAACCCCATCCACCGCATCCATGAGATTTTCCATCCGGATTAATCAGTAGGGCATTACTTCCTGTTCCAGCGATTAGTACGATCCCACCGTTCTCCAAACCAGTTCTGAGACTACCTAACGTGTCAGAACTAACGCAATAATCTTTAGCAGCATTTGGATATTCCTTTAGAAGTATATTAATTAGAAGATTATTGGTAGTCTCTTCCTCGCAACCGCTTAAGCTTAGACCCTacaaatttatcgaataaaatgtacATTGTTACTATCATTTACAATTATCTCATACGTGAAATAAATACCACGCAGTCCAAGGGAACCGTTTTCGGTATATCCAATAGTTCTTTGCCATGCTCGATCATCGCGTTAATCCTAGCGGCCGTTTCTTCTATCCCAAGAATCTAATTTACATTCGTAACGttaaatttacttattaatcggaatattatttttagatatatcaCGACTATAATTACCCAATGATTGGTATCGGGGCCCTTaatttctatcaatttttCACCTTTATGATTGAGTATTACAAGCGTGGAATACGTACCCCCTctataaatgaaaagtaaggaagatatatgtattttgatatttttttttttttttttgtttcattattataatcttccttctcttatatatatttacaagtattcattatatactcgaaagattatatttaagattattcttagacaaatatttaatttctatcgtaaatgtgtaattaatttcgtttagaaaatttaCCCCTCTA is a genomic window containing:
- the LOC124946967 gene encoding N-acetyl-D-glucosamine kinase isoform X2 translates to METEDLNMDEEIEEKLPEKVAAEVSSEIKIGGIEGGGTYSTLVILNHKGEKLIEIKGPDTNHWILGIEETAARINAMIEHGKELLDIPKTVPLDCVGLSLSGCEEETTNNLLINILLKEYPNAAKDYCVSSDTLGSLRTGLENGGIVLIAGTGSNALLINPDGKSHGCGGWGYMMGDEGSAYWIAHRACKYVFDDIDDLVKSPHPISYIWPAMRDFFQVKDRADILPCLYSNFDKSKFSLFAKEIAIGCEKEDPLCLAIFEETGRLLARHIVALSKKAHNDLKLCHGGLKTICVGSVWKSWKFMKEGFMDEIHSGLVVDELSLLNLTATSALGSSYLAAEKIDCPFVKSYDENVQVFFHYKRDNYGKIENSQRTRQCIKNDNDKSIKIVTTTC
- the LOC124946958 gene encoding nuclear hormone receptor HR96 isoform X1 yields the protein MEDEQPAREANKICGVCGDRALGYNFNAVSCESCKAFFRRNALKNKDFRCPFTENCSITPVTRRFCQKCRLDKCFSIGMRKEYIMSEEDKVLKRQKIEQNRAKKRPQSDNVKASKIKKDCVEDCTFEDTAMSMNSVASTVSDTYFWESDKKYADLDAGRQNPMENMSPVTAASVPSPSSPPESGNITGSKTLDMLKDSYSNKCNFVKYELISQYDEPNADVDSTRRIETSHSPIQSRTRYNEFDLASRSAGNDKSMSISSRKFDQNLLEFDSNFGNSSNQSPRYTHEYEDSTTSYCKYEQSPESGPSTFIDCTSNVEATQLNLSPISHTNVQTFTEETTACQRPKEMCPKGNDLVNKFTQNPGLVMKFVNNPHLVAKIFQDRNLILKIMTDPVLVNRLAADPQISQFFKENSIDNNDADPVDHLSSHQGEDTMEEHVSVATSKHQCKSKQCHVENPILTDLITYKNTVNYKNKDAADSTMNKMTADVTKDVLQDVQRIPIAANSIESILCEAIKLEFSAYSALGGNQSTRELNDAERAKLNELIVANKALLAPLDDDITNLVGEECKFKGSFGQSDPMLLDVINLTAIAIRRLIKMSKKMNAFKNMCQEDQLALLKGGCTEMMILRSALNYDPDKDMWKIPHSQERMSNIKVDVLKEAKGNLYAEHAKFVRTFDPRWRDENIILILSAIALFTPDRPKVVHSDVIKLEQNSYYYLLRRYLESVYPGCEAKSTFLKLIQKISELHRLNDEVVNVYLNVNPSSVEPLLIEIFDLKH
- the LOC124946967 gene encoding N-acetyl-D-glucosamine kinase isoform X4, whose amino-acid sequence is MIEHGKELLDIPKTVPLDCVGLSLSGCEEETTNNLLINILLKEYPNAAKDYCVSSDTLGSLRTGLENGGIVLIAGTGSNALLINPDGKSHGCGGWGYMMGDEGSAYWIAHRACKYVFDDIDDLVKSPHPISYIWPAMRDFFQVKDRADILPCLYSNFDKSKFSLFAKEIAIGCEKEDPLCLAIFEETGRLLARHIVALSKKAHNDLKLCHGGLKTICVGSVWKSWKFMKEGFMDEIHSGLVVDELSLLNLTATSALGSSYLAAEKIDCPFVKSYDENVQVFFHYKRDNYGKIENSQRTRQCIKNDNDKSIKIVTTTC
- the LOC124946967 gene encoding N-acetyl-D-glucosamine kinase isoform X3, which translates into the protein MYIFHDKDVERLTGGTYSTLVILNHKGEKLIEIKGPDTNHWILGIEETAARINAMIEHGKELLDIPKTVPLDCVGLSLSGCEEETTNNLLINILLKEYPNAAKDYCVSSDTLGSLRTGLENGGIVLIAGTGSNALLINPDGKSHGCGGWGYMMGDEGSAYWIAHRACKYVFDDIDDLVKSPHPISYIWPAMRDFFQVKDRADILPCLYSNFDKSKFSLFAKEIAIGCEKEDPLCLAIFEETGRLLARHIVALSKKAHNDLKLCHGGLKTICVGSVWKSWKFMKEGFMDEIHSGLVVDELSLLNLTATSALGSSYLAAEKIDCPFVKSYDENVQVFFHYKRDNYGKIENSQRTRQCIKNDNDKSIKIVTTTC
- the LOC124946958 gene encoding nuclear hormone receptor HR96 isoform X2, giving the protein MEDEQPAREANKICGVCGDRALGYNFNAVSCESCKAFFRRNALKNKDFRCPFTENCSITPVTRRFCQKCRLDKCFSIGMRKEYIMSEEDKVLKRQKIEQNRAKKRPQSDNVKASKIKKDCVEDCTFEDTAMSMNSVASTVSDTYFWESDKKYADLDAGRQNPMENMSPVTAASVPSPSSPPESGNITGSKTLDMLKDSYSNKCNFVKYELISQYDEPNADVDSTRRIETSHSPIQSRTRYNEFDLASRSAGNDKSMSISSRKFDQNLLEFDSNFGNSSNQSPRYTHEYEDSTTSYCKYEQSPESGPSTFIDCTSNVEATQLNLSPISHTNVQTFTEETTACQRPKEMCPKGNDLVNKFTQNPGLVMKFVNNPHLVAKIFQDRNLILKIMTDPVLVNRLAADPQISQFFKENSIDNNDADPVDHLSSHQGEDTMEEHVSVATSKHQCKSKQCHVENPILTDLITYKNTVNYKNKDAADSTMNKMTADVTKDVLQDVQRIPIAANSIESILCEAIKLEFSAYSALGGNQSTRELNDAERAKLNELIVANKALLAPLDDDITNLVGEECKFKGSFGQSDPMLLDVINLTAIAIRRLIKMSKKMNAFKNMCQEDQLALLKGGCTEMMILRSALNYDPDKDMWKIPHSQERMSNIKVDVLKEAKVIYDCLCSSFSIVTYPRRYRTKNTVAAVDAIKNIKLSRKRIK
- the LOC124946967 gene encoding N-acetyl-D-glucosamine kinase isoform X1, which encodes MAGKKKGGRGKKGRKETKIIDEYQLRRDLRGRMETEDLNMDEEIEEKLPEKVAAEVSSEIKIGGIEGGGTYSTLVILNHKGEKLIEIKGPDTNHWILGIEETAARINAMIEHGKELLDIPKTVPLDCVGLSLSGCEEETTNNLLINILLKEYPNAAKDYCVSSDTLGSLRTGLENGGIVLIAGTGSNALLINPDGKSHGCGGWGYMMGDEGSAYWIAHRACKYVFDDIDDLVKSPHPISYIWPAMRDFFQVKDRADILPCLYSNFDKSKFSLFAKEIAIGCEKEDPLCLAIFEETGRLLARHIVALSKKAHNDLKLCHGGLKTICVGSVWKSWKFMKEGFMDEIHSGLVVDELSLLNLTATSALGSSYLAAEKIDCPFVKSYDENVQVFFHYKRDNYGKIENSQRTRQCIKNDNDKSIKIVTTTC